Proteins from a genomic interval of Piscinibacter sp. HJYY11:
- a CDS encoding ribonuclease domain-containing protein, with translation MVVLASAAVLGNGAAAKPPAALIQTVPLASLPSEAQETERLIRAGGPFPYEKDGSRFGNRERLLPVQARGYYREYTVKTPGARNRGARRIVCGGHQPTVPDACFYTDDHYASFRRIVK, from the coding sequence ATGGTGGTTCTGGCAAGTGCCGCAGTTTTGGGCAATGGCGCCGCGGCCAAGCCGCCCGCAGCGCTGATCCAGACGGTTCCACTGGCGAGCCTTCCGAGTGAAGCCCAGGAGACCGAGCGCCTCATCCGCGCCGGCGGGCCCTTCCCATATGAAAAAGACGGCAGTCGCTTCGGCAATCGCGAGCGGCTGCTGCCGGTCCAGGCTCGCGGCTACTACCGCGAATACACCGTCAAGACACCCGGCGCTCGCAACCGTGGCGCGCGCCGCATCGTGTGTGGTGGCCATCAGCCCACCGTGCCCGATGCCTGCTTTTACACGGACGACCACTACGCGAGCTTTCGCCGCATCGTGAAGTGA
- a CDS encoding barstar family protein: MLLQTVRPNIVQSIRAYRVDELHDAAQGAGQHFLYANLTSAQTKQDVMEAIAESFLFPAHFGKNLDALYDCMTDLVHKSGAQPGFVVVLEQLPDNPRFDREAREQLLDVFRDAADFWAERKIPFRCFYSFQ; the protein is encoded by the coding sequence ATGCTGTTGCAGACAGTCCGTCCAAACATTGTCCAGTCGATACGCGCCTATCGCGTAGATGAACTGCACGACGCCGCGCAGGGCGCGGGTCAGCACTTCCTCTACGCCAACCTGACTTCGGCACAGACCAAGCAGGACGTCATGGAAGCCATTGCCGAGTCGTTCCTTTTCCCGGCGCACTTCGGCAAGAACCTCGATGCCTTGTACGACTGCATGACGGACCTCGTTCACAAGTCGGGCGCGCAGCCAGGCTTCGTGGTGGTGCTCGAGCAGCTGCCCGACAACCCGCGCTTCGACCGTGAGGCGCGCGAGCAATTGCTCGATGTCTTCCGTGACGCGGCCGACTTCTGGGCCGAGCGAAAGATACCGTTCAGGTGCTTCTATTCTTTTCAGTAG
- the rsmA gene encoding 16S rRNA (adenine(1518)-N(6)/adenine(1519)-N(6))-dimethyltransferase RsmA, with translation MKHIPRKRFGQHFLADESVIDGIVDAIDPRPGDALVEIGPGLGAMTDPLVARSKHLTVVELDRDLAARLRKRAELTVVESDVLKVDFAALAAQAGQKLRVVGNLPYNISTPILFHLLDSVDEVVDQHFMLQKEVVDRMAAAPGHKDFGRLSVMLQWRYAIESVLDVPPEAFDPPPRVDSAVVRMVPLPSPEGLDAALLGKLVTVAFSQRRKLLRHTLGRWLDEQGFTGDFDTQRRAEEVPVAEYLALARSLSLK, from the coding sequence TTGAAGCACATCCCTCGCAAGCGATTCGGCCAGCACTTCCTGGCCGATGAATCGGTGATCGACGGCATCGTCGATGCCATCGACCCGCGACCGGGGGACGCGCTGGTCGAGATCGGCCCGGGTCTCGGCGCGATGACCGATCCGCTGGTCGCGCGCAGCAAGCACCTGACCGTCGTCGAGCTGGACCGGGATCTCGCGGCCCGGCTGCGCAAGCGCGCTGAGCTCACCGTGGTCGAGTCCGACGTGCTGAAGGTCGACTTCGCCGCGCTGGCCGCACAGGCTGGCCAGAAGCTGCGCGTGGTTGGCAACCTGCCGTACAACATCTCCACGCCCATCCTCTTTCACCTGCTCGACTCGGTGGATGAGGTGGTCGACCAGCATTTCATGCTGCAGAAGGAGGTGGTCGATCGCATGGCAGCAGCACCCGGTCACAAGGACTTCGGCCGGCTGTCGGTGATGCTGCAGTGGCGCTACGCCATTGAGTCGGTGCTGGACGTGCCGCCCGAAGCCTTCGACCCGCCGCCGCGGGTCGATTCGGCCGTGGTGCGCATGGTGCCGCTGCCCAGCCCCGAGGGCCTCGACGCCGCGCTGCTCGGCAAGCTCGTGACCGTGGCCTTTTCCCAGCGGCGCAAGCTCCTGCGGCACACCCTCGGCCGCTGGCTGGACGAACAAGGCTTCACCGGCGACTTCGACACCCAGCGCCGCGCGGAAGAAGTGCCGGTTGCCGAATACCTCGCCCTCGCCCGTTCGCTGAGCCTGAAATGA
- a CDS encoding peptidylprolyl isomerase, translating into MTPTRHWPFIALLSLTLGAGLPAHAQRNAPLTADYIVAIVNQELVTAGEVQQRVAQVRENARRSNAQLPPEDELRREVLNALIDERVVVTNARDSGMRIDDAELERAMANVAAQNQLTPQQLRERLRREGIDYARFRRNVRDQLLVERTREREVQGRIRISDAEVDAWLDKQRAEAGNAVEFNIAQVLITVPENAPANVVEERRARAESALARLKKGEAFEAVARDLSEDTNRAKGGEIGARPASQLPDIFVNAVRPLKVGEFTPTLVRSSAGFHVLKVLARNETGAFTVTQTRARHVLLRPSAQLSQEAAVRRLQEFKRQITAGTRTFEQIARDNSEDGSAAQGGDLGWVSPGNFVPEFEEAMNALPLNGLSDPVISRFGAHLIQVMERRQVTLDAKQQREQARNALREQKFEDAYVEWVRELRSRAYVELREPPQ; encoded by the coding sequence ATGACACCGACCCGCCATTGGCCCTTCATCGCCCTGCTGTCGCTCACGCTGGGTGCAGGCCTGCCTGCGCATGCGCAGCGCAACGCGCCGCTCACGGCCGACTACATCGTCGCCATCGTCAACCAGGAGCTCGTCACCGCCGGTGAGGTGCAGCAGCGCGTCGCGCAGGTCCGTGAGAACGCCCGCCGCAGCAACGCACAACTTCCGCCCGAAGACGAGCTCCGGCGCGAAGTGCTCAATGCCCTGATCGACGAACGCGTGGTCGTCACCAATGCGCGCGACAGCGGCATGCGCATCGACGACGCCGAGCTCGAGCGTGCCATGGCCAACGTGGCCGCGCAGAACCAGCTCACGCCGCAGCAGCTGCGCGAGCGCTTGCGCCGCGAGGGCATCGACTACGCACGCTTCCGCAGGAACGTCCGCGACCAGCTGCTCGTCGAGCGCACCCGCGAGCGCGAGGTGCAGGGCCGCATCCGCATCAGCGATGCCGAGGTCGACGCCTGGCTCGACAAGCAGCGCGCCGAAGCGGGCAATGCCGTCGAGTTCAACATCGCCCAGGTGCTGATCACCGTGCCCGAGAACGCACCGGCCAACGTGGTCGAGGAGCGCCGTGCGCGCGCCGAGTCCGCCCTCGCACGGCTGAAGAAGGGCGAAGCCTTCGAAGCGGTCGCGCGCGATCTGTCGGAGGACACCAACCGCGCCAAGGGCGGCGAGATCGGGGCCCGCCCCGCGAGCCAGCTGCCCGACATCTTCGTCAACGCGGTGCGGCCGCTGAAGGTCGGCGAGTTCACCCCGACGCTCGTTCGCAGCTCGGCCGGCTTTCATGTGCTCAAGGTGCTCGCCCGCAACGAAACCGGCGCCTTCACCGTCACCCAGACCCGTGCACGCCACGTGCTGCTGCGCCCCTCGGCCCAGCTGAGCCAGGAGGCCGCGGTGCGCCGCCTGCAGGAGTTCAAGCGCCAGATCACCGCCGGCACCCGCACCTTCGAGCAGATCGCACGCGACAACTCCGAAGATGGCAGCGCGGCCCAGGGTGGCGACCTCGGCTGGGTCTCGCCCGGCAATTTCGTGCCCGAGTTCGAAGAGGCGATGAACGCCTTGCCGCTCAATGGCCTGTCCGACCCGGTGATCTCGCGCTTCGGCGCCCACCTGATCCAGGTGATGGAGCGCCGCCAGGTCACGCTGGACGCCAAGCAGCAGCGCGAGCAGGCCCGCAACGCGCTGCGCGAGCAGAAGTTCGAGGACGCCTATGTCGAGTGGGTGCGCGAGCTGCGTTCGCGCGCGTATGTCGAGCTGCGCGAGCCGCCGCAGTAA
- a CDS encoding LPS-assembly protein LptD, protein MHHAPRHRHHAIAAACLAVGAWPSAWAQAASAPEAKPPVIVEAKEVRARPDLDAVAEGDAQLRHGPIDIRADRLSYDQSTDTARASGNVRISRDGNVYSGPELQLKLGTYEGYFVNPTYFFSRTQAGGTASRLDIMGKDVALATDGNYTSCPRDGSGEPAWLLETRRVRMDLANNEGIAEGAVLRFYGVPILAAPVLSFPLTDARKSGWLPPTTSVDNKSGLQLAVPYYWNIAPNRDATLTPTVRARRGVGLDAEFRYLERSDEGSLTLNLLPNDRLAGRSRNSLGYLHEGNFLGNGYYKADVVRVSDHEYWKDFPGDYPSLAPRLLAGDAQVHAPVFGNWKTYARVVRWQLLQDATNPAIRAPYDRYPQVGVRGMQSLPGGFEFGLETEYNRFTNPNDLATDDRTRLTGSRWHSLGSLSRPFVTPGWTLVPKVSFNSASYSLDRPLTTGEFAGQRQPNRTIPSISLDSAWVLERDTTWFGRGMQQTLEPRLYYVRTPYRDQNGLPEFDSAERDFNFDSIYSDNAFSGIDRVSDAHQVTAGVTTRMLDAQTGAEALRLGVAQRFLLSDQRITPKGEVDTESVSDLLLMGSTSFWPQWKLDAGVQYSPEISRTRRSLMSARYSPGPYRTIYSAYRFKRDESEQVELGWQWPIYGEVRSGKRLSNAQQCSGAWYSVGRVSYSMRESRVTDSVLGFEYDAGCWIGRLIARRVSTSRQDATTQLGFEIEFVGLSRLGTNPLRVLKDNIPGYRLLRDDTPTEGSSPTAP, encoded by the coding sequence TTGCACCACGCCCCTCGACATCGCCACCACGCCATCGCTGCGGCCTGCCTTGCCGTCGGCGCCTGGCCTTCGGCCTGGGCACAGGCCGCATCGGCCCCCGAGGCCAAGCCGCCGGTCATCGTCGAAGCGAAAGAGGTGCGGGCACGCCCTGACCTCGACGCCGTGGCCGAAGGCGACGCCCAGCTGCGGCACGGCCCGATCGACATCCGTGCCGACCGCCTGAGCTACGACCAGTCCACCGACACCGCGCGTGCCTCCGGCAACGTGCGCATCTCGCGTGACGGCAATGTCTACAGCGGGCCCGAGCTGCAGCTCAAGCTCGGCACCTACGAAGGGTATTTCGTCAATCCGACGTACTTCTTCTCGCGCACGCAGGCGGGCGGCACCGCTTCGCGCCTGGACATCATGGGCAAGGACGTGGCCCTCGCCACCGACGGCAACTACACCAGCTGCCCGCGCGACGGCAGCGGCGAGCCGGCCTGGCTGCTGGAAACCCGCCGCGTGCGCATGGACCTGGCCAACAACGAAGGCATCGCCGAAGGCGCGGTGCTGCGCTTCTACGGCGTGCCCATCCTCGCCGCACCGGTGCTGAGCTTCCCGCTCACCGATGCGCGCAAGTCGGGCTGGCTGCCGCCCACCACCAGCGTCGACAACAAGAGCGGCCTGCAGCTCGCGGTGCCCTACTACTGGAACATCGCGCCCAACCGCGACGCGACGCTCACGCCCACGGTGCGGGCCAGGCGCGGCGTGGGGCTGGATGCGGAGTTCCGCTACCTTGAGCGAAGCGACGAAGGCTCGCTCACGCTCAACCTGCTGCCCAACGACCGCCTCGCCGGCCGCAGCCGCAACTCGCTCGGCTACCTGCACGAGGGCAACTTCCTGGGCAACGGGTACTACAAGGCCGACGTGGTGCGCGTCTCCGACCACGAGTACTGGAAAGACTTTCCCGGCGACTATCCGAGCCTCGCGCCGCGCCTGCTCGCCGGCGACGCGCAGGTGCACGCGCCGGTGTTCGGCAACTGGAAGACGTATGCGCGGGTGGTGCGGTGGCAGCTGCTGCAGGACGCCACCAACCCGGCCATCCGGGCACCCTACGACCGGTATCCGCAGGTGGGTGTGCGTGGCATGCAGTCGCTGCCGGGCGGGTTCGAGTTTGGCCTGGAGACGGAGTACAACCGCTTCACCAACCCGAACGACCTGGCCACCGACGACCGCACCCGCCTGACCGGCTCGCGCTGGCACTCGCTGGGCTCGCTGAGCCGGCCCTTCGTCACGCCGGGCTGGACCTTGGTGCCCAAGGTGTCGTTCAACAGCGCCTCGTACAGCCTCGACCGCCCGCTGACCACCGGTGAATTCGCCGGGCAGCGGCAACCCAACCGCACCATTCCCTCGATCAGCCTCGACAGCGCCTGGGTGCTCGAGCGCGACACCACCTGGTTCGGCCGGGGCATGCAGCAGACCCTGGAACCGCGCCTGTACTACGTGAGGACGCCCTACCGCGACCAGAACGGGCTCCCGGAATTCGACTCGGCCGAGCGCGATTTCAACTTCGATTCGATCTACAGCGACAACGCGTTCTCAGGCATCGACCGGGTGTCGGACGCTCACCAGGTCACCGCCGGTGTCACCACACGCATGCTGGATGCGCAGACCGGCGCTGAAGCACTGCGCCTCGGTGTGGCCCAGCGCTTCCTGCTCTCCGACCAGCGCATCACGCCGAAAGGCGAGGTCGACACGGAGAGCGTGTCCGACCTGCTGCTGATGGGTTCCACCAGCTTCTGGCCGCAATGGAAGCTCGACGCCGGCGTGCAATACAGCCCCGAGATCTCGCGCACCCGTCGCTCGCTGATGAGTGCGCGCTACTCGCCGGGGCCCTATCGCACGATCTATTCGGCCTACCGCTTCAAGCGCGACGAAAGCGAACAGGTTGAACTCGGCTGGCAATGGCCGATCTATGGCGAGGTGCGCAGCGGCAAGAGACTGTCGAACGCGCAACAGTGTTCCGGTGCCTGGTACAGCGTCGGCCGTGTCAGCTACAGCATGCGCGAGAGCCGTGTCACCGATTCGGTGCTGGGCTTCGAGTACGACGCCGGCTGCTGGATCGGCCGCCTGATCGCCAGGCGCGTGTCGACCAGCCGACAGGACGCCACCACACAACTGGGCTTCGAGATCGAGTTCGTCGGCCTGTCTCGCCTGGGCACCAACCCGCTGAGGGTCTTGAAGGACAATATCCCTGGCTATCGCCTGCTGCGTGACGACACGCCGACCGAGGGCTCCTCGCCGACCGCTCCCTGA
- a CDS encoding aminoglycoside phosphotransferase family protein, with product MANTSLPAAIVWPDDARRERFTEWLATAAQRHGFDLQSLRAASADASFRRYFRVEGAGRSFIVMDAPPPQEDVRPFVAIAAMLEGAGLNAPRVLEQDAEHGFLLLSDLGSQLYLQALQQAQSTGDLAGASVLMRDATAALVQWQTRADASGLPPYDDALLRRELQLFPDWCVAKEYGVTWTPEQQARWDKVCDLLVKSALAQPTVAVHRDYMPRNLMICPPEVGNPGILDFQDAVRGPITYDVASLLRDAFISWEEEQEIDWAVRYWQAARKASLPVPEDFGDFWRQLEWMGLQRHLKVLGIFCRLKHRDGKPNYSQDLPRFFRYAHKVAVRYNGLGPLAHQIEPLMGATRKDAFY from the coding sequence ATGGCCAACACTTCCCTTCCCGCCGCAATCGTGTGGCCCGACGATGCCCGCCGCGAGCGCTTCACCGAATGGCTCGCCACCGCGGCGCAGCGCCATGGCTTCGACCTGCAGAGCCTGCGCGCGGCCAGTGCCGACGCGAGCTTCCGTCGCTACTTCCGCGTCGAGGGCGCGGGTCGCTCCTTCATCGTGATGGACGCTCCGCCGCCGCAAGAAGACGTGCGGCCCTTCGTGGCCATCGCCGCCATGTTGGAGGGTGCCGGGCTCAACGCACCGCGCGTGCTCGAGCAGGACGCCGAGCACGGCTTCCTGCTGTTGAGCGACCTGGGCTCGCAGCTCTACCTGCAAGCCTTGCAGCAGGCGCAATCGACCGGTGACCTGGCCGGCGCCTCGGTGCTGATGCGCGATGCCACCGCGGCCCTCGTGCAGTGGCAGACCCGCGCCGATGCGAGCGGCCTGCCGCCATACGACGACGCGCTGCTGCGCCGCGAGCTGCAGCTTTTTCCCGACTGGTGCGTGGCCAAGGAATACGGCGTCACCTGGACGCCCGAGCAGCAAGCACGCTGGGACAAGGTCTGCGACCTGCTCGTCAAGAGTGCCCTCGCGCAGCCGACCGTCGCGGTGCACCGCGACTACATGCCGCGCAACCTGATGATCTGCCCGCCCGAGGTGGGCAACCCCGGCATCCTCGACTTCCAGGACGCGGTGCGCGGCCCCATCACCTACGACGTCGCTTCATTGCTGCGCGACGCCTTCATCTCCTGGGAAGAAGAGCAGGAGATCGACTGGGCCGTGCGCTACTGGCAGGCCGCCAGGAAGGCCTCCCTGCCGGTGCCCGAGGACTTCGGCGATTTCTGGCGCCAGCTCGAGTGGATGGGCCTGCAGCGCCACCTCAAGGTGCTGGGCATCTTCTGCCGCCTCAAGCACCGCGACGGCAAGCCCAACTACAGCCAGGACCTGCCGCGCTTCTTCCGCTACGCCCACAAGGTGGCGGTGCGCTACAACGGCCTGGGGCCGCTCGCGCACCAGATCGAGCCGCTGATGGGGGCCACGCGCAAGGACGCGTTCTACTGA
- a CDS encoding LysR family transcriptional regulator: protein MDRLHSMRVFSRVIEEGSFAGAARQLNLSAAVVTRLVADLEEHLGARLINRTTRRLALTDIGELYLERVRQILTEVEEAEALASAATSEPRGHLRVLAPPAFAVHQIAKHLPRFRQLYPKVTIELAAPGPVETVDENYDVSIIQVGRQPLNGDFVARLLARSEVITCASPAYLDQRGRPEHPNDLHEHEAMLPSFAREITFYRGPWGDDEPAGESVTLVPARPALSTIHSDTMYAAALAGMGISGLPSYVVEDALLEHALERVLPEWRVLTLRLYAAMPTRKYVPARTRAFIDFLVQTLGGREHDPWLQWAGCETCPPVDSKQGSLLQ, encoded by the coding sequence ATGGACCGACTCCACTCCATGCGGGTGTTTTCACGGGTGATCGAAGAGGGCAGCTTTGCCGGCGCGGCGCGGCAGCTGAACCTGTCGGCAGCGGTGGTGACCCGCCTGGTGGCCGACCTCGAGGAGCACCTGGGCGCCCGCCTGATCAACCGCACCACACGCCGCCTGGCGCTCACCGACATCGGCGAGCTGTACCTGGAGCGGGTGCGGCAGATCCTCACCGAAGTGGAAGAGGCCGAGGCCTTGGCGAGCGCTGCCACCTCGGAGCCGCGCGGCCACCTGCGCGTGCTGGCACCGCCCGCATTCGCGGTGCACCAGATCGCCAAGCACCTGCCGCGCTTTCGCCAGCTCTACCCGAAGGTGACGATAGAACTCGCCGCGCCCGGCCCGGTGGAGACGGTCGACGAGAACTACGACGTCAGCATCATCCAGGTCGGCCGCCAGCCGCTGAACGGCGACTTCGTGGCACGCCTGCTGGCGCGCTCGGAGGTCATCACCTGCGCCTCACCCGCCTACCTCGACCAGCGAGGCCGCCCCGAGCACCCCAACGACCTGCACGAGCACGAGGCGATGCTGCCGAGCTTCGCGCGCGAGATCACGTTCTACCGCGGGCCCTGGGGCGACGACGAGCCCGCGGGCGAATCGGTGACGCTGGTGCCGGCACGGCCCGCGCTCAGCACCATCCACAGCGACACGATGTACGCCGCGGCGCTGGCAGGCATGGGAATCTCGGGCCTGCCGTCGTACGTGGTCGAAGACGCGCTGCTGGAGCATGCGCTGGAGCGTGTGCTGCCCGAGTGGCGGGTGCTGACGCTGCGCCTCTACGCGGCCATGCCCACGCGCAAGTACGTGCCGGCGCGCACGCGCGCATTCATCGACTTCCTGGTGCAGACACTGGGCGGCCGCGAGCACGACCCGTGGCTGCAGTGGGCGGGCTGCGAGACCTGCCCGCCGGTCGATTCGAAGCAGGGCAGCCTGCTTCAGTAG
- a CDS encoding DUF4148 domain-containing protein, which translates to MNAKQVIATAALAVLGSSAAFAQSSEIDLQHFGQQQASTLSRAAVRAEVLSAQAKGELTIPGEVLASAVPSRAAAPVATRVTRAQVKAELAGADLTTPPEVTAWSTPAKSGLTREAVRAEARAQARVDTYQDKARIGAGY; encoded by the coding sequence ATGAACGCCAAGCAAGTCATCGCCACCGCCGCTCTCGCCGTCCTGGGCTCGTCTGCCGCTTTCGCTCAAAGCAGCGAAATCGACCTGCAGCACTTCGGCCAGCAGCAGGCTTCGACCTTGAGCCGCGCCGCCGTGCGCGCCGAGGTCCTGTCGGCCCAGGCCAAGGGTGAGCTGACCATCCCGGGCGAAGTGCTCGCCTCCGCCGTGCCCTCGCGCGCCGCCGCCCCGGTCGCCACCCGCGTGACCCGCGCCCAGGTCAAGGCCGAACTGGCCGGCGCCGACCTCACCACGCCGCCGGAAGTCACCGCCTGGTCGACCCCTGCCAAGTCGGGCCTGACCCGCGAAGCCGTGCGTGCCGAAGCGCGTGCCCAGGCCCGTGTCGACACCTACCAGGACAAGGCCCGCATCGGCGCCGGCTACTGA
- a CDS encoding DUF4148 domain-containing protein, giving the protein MNRKHAIAIVLAAVGTTAFAQSSEIDLQHFGATQPSTTTRAAVRAEVIKARANGETLVPQQADVAGLYQKAPAASTVTRAERRAEVLQAQKDGTLERLSRSEVDVGATPVVSTRSREDVRKEAVAATRSGQASRGVGAGH; this is encoded by the coding sequence ATGAACCGCAAGCACGCCATCGCCATCGTTCTCGCCGCCGTGGGCACGACCGCCTTCGCCCAGAGCAGCGAGATCGACCTGCAGCACTTCGGTGCCACGCAGCCCAGCACCACCACCCGCGCCGCCGTGCGCGCCGAGGTGATCAAGGCCCGCGCCAACGGCGAGACGCTGGTGCCCCAGCAAGCCGACGTGGCCGGCCTGTACCAGAAGGCTCCCGCCGCCAGCACCGTGACCCGTGCCGAGCGCCGGGCCGAAGTGCTGCAAGCCCAGAAGGACGGCACGCTGGAGCGTCTGAGCCGCAGCGAAGTCGACGTGGGCGCAACGCCCGTCGTGTCGACCCGCAGCCGCGAAGACGTCCGCAAGGAAGCCGTGGCCGCCACGCGCAGCGGCCAGGCCTCGCGCGGCGTGGGCGCCGGCCACTGA
- a CDS encoding NAD(P)/FAD-dependent oxidoreductase, which produces MLRIHELRLPLDHPEEALRPAILARLGIADEALKAFTVFKRSYDARKKSAIQLIYTLDCELADEAAVLARLQGDAYIKPSPDTRYKFVGHAPADFASTGEKRPLVVGFGPCGIFAALILAQMGLRPIVLERGKEVRQRTQDTWGLWRRRELNPESNVQFGEGGAGTFSDGKLYSQISDPRHLTRKVLTEFVKAGAPEEILFVSKPHIGTFRLVSMVEKIRADIVALGGEIRFEQRVTDLHIDDGPDGKRVRGVTLASGEQIESEHVVLALGHSARDTFAMLQQRGVYMEAKPFSVGFRIEHPQGLIDKARFGPNAGHPILGAADYKLVHHAKNGRSVYSFCMCPGGTVVAATSEPERVVTNGMSQYSRNERNANSGIVVGISPQDYRQDHGSGPVNPLDGIAFQRQLESRAFTLGDGAYGAPGQLVGDFIKGQPSKVLGRVEPSYKPGVHLTDLGPSLPDYAIHAIREALPAFERQIRGYSMPDAVLTGVETRTSSPLRITRGRDYQSLNVKGLYPAGEGAGYAGGIMSAGVDGIEVAEAVGASLLKLQRPEAR; this is translated from the coding sequence ATGCTCCGTATCCATGAACTGCGACTGCCCCTGGACCACCCCGAGGAGGCGCTGCGCCCGGCGATCCTCGCGCGGCTGGGCATCGCAGACGAGGCGCTGAAAGCCTTCACCGTCTTCAAGCGCAGCTACGACGCGCGCAAGAAGAGCGCGATCCAGCTCATCTACACGCTCGACTGCGAACTCGCCGACGAGGCCGCGGTGCTCGCGCGCCTGCAGGGCGACGCGTACATCAAGCCCTCACCCGACACCCGCTACAAATTCGTCGGCCACGCCCCGGCCGATTTCGCCAGCACCGGCGAGAAGCGCCCGCTCGTCGTCGGCTTCGGCCCCTGCGGCATCTTCGCGGCGCTCATCCTGGCGCAGATGGGCCTGCGCCCCATCGTGCTCGAGCGCGGCAAGGAAGTGCGCCAGCGCACCCAAGACACCTGGGGCCTGTGGCGCCGGCGCGAGCTCAACCCCGAGTCGAACGTGCAGTTCGGCGAGGGCGGGGCCGGCACCTTCTCCGACGGCAAGCTCTACAGCCAGATCAGCGACCCGCGCCACCTCACACGCAAGGTGCTCACCGAGTTCGTGAAGGCCGGCGCGCCGGAAGAAATCCTCTTCGTAAGCAAGCCGCACATCGGCACCTTCCGACTCGTCAGCATGGTCGAGAAGATCCGTGCCGACATCGTGGCGCTGGGCGGCGAGATCCGCTTCGAGCAACGCGTGACCGACCTGCACATCGACGACGGCCCCGATGGCAAGCGCGTGCGCGGGGTGACGCTCGCCTCGGGCGAGCAGATCGAGAGCGAGCATGTGGTGCTGGCCCTCGGCCACAGCGCGCGCGACACCTTCGCGATGCTGCAGCAGCGCGGCGTCTACATGGAGGCCAAGCCGTTCTCGGTGGGCTTTCGCATCGAGCACCCGCAGGGCCTCATCGACAAGGCGCGCTTCGGGCCCAACGCCGGCCACCCCATCCTCGGCGCCGCCGACTACAAGCTCGTGCACCACGCGAAGAACGGCCGCTCGGTCTACAGCTTCTGCATGTGCCCGGGCGGCACCGTGGTGGCCGCCACCTCCGAGCCGGAGCGTGTGGTGACCAACGGCATGAGCCAGTACTCGCGCAACGAGCGCAATGCGAACTCGGGCATCGTGGTCGGCATCTCGCCGCAGGACTACCGGCAGGACCACGGCTCCGGCCCCGTCAACCCGCTCGACGGCATCGCCTTCCAGCGCCAGCTCGAGTCGCGCGCCTTCACCCTCGGCGACGGTGCCTACGGCGCGCCGGGCCAACTGGTGGGTGACTTCATCAAGGGCCAGCCCTCGAAGGTGCTCGGCCGTGTCGAGCCTTCGTACAAGCCCGGCGTGCACCTCACCGACCTCGGCCCGAGCCTGCCCGACTACGCCATCCACGCGATCCGCGAAGCGCTGCCCGCGTTCGAGCGGCAGATCAGGGGCTACTCCATGCCCGATGCGGTGCTGACGGGTGTGGAGACGCGCACCTCGTCGCCCCTGCGCATCACACGCGGCCGCGACTACCAGAGCCTCAACGTGAAGGGCCTGTACCCGGCCGGTGAAGGCGCCGGTTATGCCGGCGGGATCATGTCGGCCGGCGTCGATGGCATCGAGGTGGCCGAGGCCGTGGGCGCGAGCCTCCTGAAGCTTCAGCGGCCCGAGGCCAGGTAG